A genomic region of Chryseobacterium sp. KACC 21268 contains the following coding sequences:
- a CDS encoding DUF389 domain-containing protein, with protein MNNIFNFINLHNGEEKKEKVLENVTANISFRGSNLWILACAIIIASIGLNVNSTAVIIGAMLISPLMGPIVGAGFALGTYNFPLLKKSFKNLLIATVVSLMVSAFYFYISPFKDVQSELLARTAPNIYDVLIAFFGGLVGVIAITRVEKGNPIPGVAIATALMPPLCTAGFGLATFNFSYFLGAFYLYTINCFFICIATFLVVKYLSYPSSIVDSKYEKRIKYGISFLILVMIVPSSWLAYNLFNEKKFTKTAEQFIQKEFDNNGYTLIYKKINYNSSPKTIDIAFLNKKFTQAEIDSYNRMLVDNGLPDTKFNIRQNNSDLKAEILSEITKNNTNLSEKDIAISKLREELDTYKISDSTLKNELQILYPTISNLSYGKLEKYPLTDSAKLQFVVIYSGKNVDQVQMKNWLQKRLNEKDVEILQNTESTK; from the coding sequence ATGAATAACATTTTCAATTTCATCAATCTTCACAATGGCGAAGAAAAGAAAGAAAAAGTTCTGGAAAATGTCACGGCAAATATTTCGTTCCGCGGATCTAATCTCTGGATCCTGGCTTGTGCTATTATCATTGCTTCAATTGGGCTGAATGTCAATTCCACTGCTGTCATTATCGGAGCGATGCTCATTTCTCCGTTGATGGGTCCCATCGTAGGAGCAGGATTTGCGTTGGGAACTTATAACTTTCCGTTGCTGAAAAAATCTTTTAAAAATCTTCTGATCGCTACGGTGGTTAGTTTGATGGTTTCAGCATTTTACTTTTACATCAGTCCTTTCAAAGATGTCCAGTCTGAACTTTTGGCCAGGACAGCGCCTAATATCTATGATGTTTTGATCGCTTTTTTTGGTGGACTGGTCGGCGTCATTGCCATAACAAGGGTAGAAAAAGGCAATCCGATCCCCGGTGTGGCCATTGCTACAGCTTTGATGCCACCTTTGTGTACCGCAGGATTTGGATTGGCCACTTTTAATTTTTCCTACTTTTTAGGTGCTTTCTATCTTTACACCATCAACTGTTTTTTTATATGTATTGCAACCTTTTTAGTTGTCAAGTACCTGAGTTATCCTTCGTCAATAGTTGACAGTAAATATGAGAAAAGGATAAAATACGGAATATCATTTCTGATCCTTGTGATGATCGTTCCAAGTTCCTGGCTGGCTTACAATTTATTCAATGAAAAGAAATTTACAAAAACTGCTGAACAGTTCATCCAGAAAGAATTTGATAATAATGGATATACGCTGATCTACAAAAAGATCAATTACAATTCGTCTCCTAAAACGATCGACATTGCTTTTCTGAATAAAAAATTTACGCAGGCGGAAATTGATTCATATAATAGAATGTTGGTTGACAATGGACTTCCTGATACCAAGTTCAACATTAGACAAAACAACTCAGATCTCAAGGCGGAAATATTAAGTGAGATCACTAAGAACAATACAAACCTTTCGGAAAAAGACATCGCCATATCAAAATTACGTGAGGAACTTGATACCTATAAAATATCCGACTCCACACTAAAGAATGAACTTCAAATCCTATATCCCACAATTTCCAATTTGTCTTACGGTAAATTGGAAAAATATCCTCTTACGGACAGTGCAAAACTGCAGTTCGTGGTAATCTATTCAGGTAAAAATGTGGATCAAGTACAAATGAAAAACTGGTTACAAAAACGGCTTAATGAGAAAGATGTAGAAATTCTACAGAATACTGAAAGCACAAAATAA
- the nhaA gene encoding Na+/H+ antiporter NhaA codes for MIKNYPPKPIDKIVYPVQRFIQQEKSGGLLLAISVVIALILANSPLSEGYHHLLEQTFGLTLNNHTFFNFSIHHWINDGLMSVFFFVVGLELKREIIGGELSNPRKAMLPIVAALGGMVMPAVIFLLLNPSGTVHKGWGIPMATDIAFALGVLFLLGKKIPLSLKVFLTALAIVDDLGAVLVIAFFYTSNIEMTYLLAGLAILAVMYLGNRLGIRSVFFYAFLGIIGVWTCFVISGVHATIAAVLAAFTIPADVKIKETVFIAKITNYLETFKNIDPTEDNPTLTNDQLHVLEKINEATNAATPPLQRLEHSMHPIVTFVIIPIFAIANAGVSLNIDFESLFDTNIAIGVALGLLVGKVVGVVGFTAVFIKLKIAKVPEGMTIWNLLGLGFLASIGFTMSLFVTSLAFVNEEYQTQAKIGIFAASIIGGMTGYIILSKNTESTQNHE; via the coding sequence ATGATAAAAAACTATCCTCCAAAGCCTATTGATAAAATTGTTTACCCTGTTCAAAGATTTATCCAGCAGGAAAAATCAGGGGGATTGCTTTTGGCTATCAGTGTCGTTATAGCATTGATCCTTGCCAATTCACCGCTGTCCGAGGGATATCACCATCTCCTTGAACAGACTTTTGGCTTAACATTGAACAACCATACTTTTTTCAATTTCAGCATTCATCACTGGATCAATGACGGACTGATGTCTGTTTTCTTTTTCGTGGTCGGTCTGGAGTTAAAGCGGGAGATCATCGGCGGCGAGCTATCCAATCCCAGAAAGGCAATGCTGCCCATTGTTGCGGCTTTAGGAGGCATGGTAATGCCGGCAGTCATATTTCTGCTGCTGAATCCAAGCGGTACGGTGCATAAAGGCTGGGGAATTCCTATGGCAACAGATATTGCCTTTGCACTGGGCGTTCTCTTTTTGTTAGGAAAAAAGATACCACTCTCACTCAAAGTTTTTTTAACGGCTTTGGCCATAGTAGATGATCTGGGAGCGGTCCTCGTGATCGCGTTTTTCTACACGTCCAATATAGAAATGACCTATCTGCTGGCAGGTTTGGCCATTCTTGCCGTGATGTACCTTGGAAACAGACTGGGAATACGGTCCGTATTCTTTTATGCATTTCTAGGCATTATCGGTGTTTGGACATGCTTTGTAATTTCAGGTGTCCATGCAACAATCGCCGCTGTTTTGGCCGCGTTTACGATACCGGCAGATGTGAAGATCAAAGAAACAGTTTTCATTGCAAAGATCACCAACTATCTGGAAACATTTAAGAATATCGATCCTACCGAAGACAACCCGACATTAACCAATGACCAACTTCACGTTCTGGAAAAGATAAATGAGGCTACGAATGCTGCGACGCCGCCACTTCAAAGATTAGAGCACTCAATGCATCCTATCGTCACATTTGTGATCATCCCAATTTTTGCCATCGCCAACGCCGGCGTCTCTCTAAACATTGATTTTGAAAGTCTTTTTGATACAAATATTGCAATTGGTGTAGCATTGGGTCTGTTGGTTGGAAAGGTTGTTGGCGTAGTTGGATTTACTGCGGTATTTATCAAATTGAAGATTGCTAAAGTACCTGAAGGGATGACGATCTGGAATCTTTTGGGGCTGGGGTTTCTTGCATCCATCGGTTTCACCATGTCACTATTCGTGACCTCGCTGGCCTTTGTTAACGAAGAATATCAGACCCAAGCAAAAATAGGAATATTTGCAGCTTCTATTATTGGAGGGATGACGGGATATATCATTCTTAGTAAAAATACTGAATCAACACAAAACCATGAATAA
- a CDS encoding APC family permease codes for MSTKKLSEWYATAICGNDITSSCLYVSALAIVAAGQYAWVALLIVAVVLFLFRKIYGEVVGALPLNGGAYNVLLNTTSKSNASVAACLTILSYMATAVISSSEAMHYLHHIAPYFNVNIATFVLLLIFLGLTILGISESAVVALVIFLFHLATMTLLIGSCLFFVWQNGFSVLIDNFHLPARNGSIVMAIFFGFSAAMLGISGFESSSNFVEEQERGVFAKTLRNMWIAVSVLNPLIAFLVICIIPISSVESHQNSFLSYIGTLTGGKWLATIISINAVSVLSGAVLTSFVGVNGLIKRMTLDRILPNYFLKENKRGSTYRILILFFLLCFSVLIVTRGQLAPLAAVYALSFLTVMASFALGNILLKLRRSRLPRPEYARPGVVVIALAAILVALYGNVITKPQYLITFLQYFIPSVLIILAMLLRKDILHFIVNLLESLSKNYKKYTLTRQRSLHRSLKKLYEQDFVFFSKGDDIATLNKVMMYLHENEVTNKMKIVTVLNQEQRPDAKFLADFDTLDRAYPEVDMEYITIVGDFTPALVEDLSFKWGIPKNFMFISSPGEKFSYRVDELGGVRLIL; via the coding sequence ATGTCTACGAAAAAGCTTAGTGAATGGTATGCGACTGCGATCTGCGGAAATGACATCACTTCTTCTTGTCTCTATGTTTCAGCCCTGGCTATCGTTGCAGCCGGTCAATACGCATGGGTCGCTCTTTTGATCGTGGCCGTTGTACTGTTCTTATTCCGGAAGATCTACGGAGAGGTTGTCGGTGCACTTCCTTTGAATGGCGGTGCCTACAATGTTCTTCTCAATACCACTTCGAAAAGCAATGCTTCTGTGGCAGCATGTCTTACCATTTTATCATATATGGCAACTGCAGTCATCTCTTCGAGCGAAGCAATGCACTACCTTCATCATATCGCACCTTATTTTAATGTCAATATCGCCACATTTGTATTGCTGCTGATATTTTTAGGACTTACTATTTTGGGGATTTCAGAAAGTGCTGTTGTGGCACTTGTCATTTTCTTGTTCCACCTCGCAACAATGACATTGTTGATAGGGTCTTGTCTGTTCTTTGTCTGGCAGAATGGCTTCTCGGTGTTGATAGACAACTTCCATCTTCCTGCCAGGAACGGCAGCATCGTTATGGCGATCTTTTTTGGTTTTTCTGCGGCAATGCTTGGGATCTCCGGTTTCGAAAGTTCTTCTAATTTTGTTGAAGAGCAGGAAAGAGGAGTATTTGCGAAGACATTACGAAACATGTGGATCGCAGTATCTGTTCTCAATCCCCTGATCGCATTTCTTGTGATCTGTATAATCCCAATCTCCTCAGTTGAGTCACATCAAAATTCATTTCTAAGTTATATAGGGACTTTGACTGGAGGTAAATGGTTGGCTACGATCATATCCATCAATGCGGTCTCCGTTTTGAGCGGTGCCGTTCTGACCTCTTTTGTGGGGGTTAATGGTCTTATCAAAAGAATGACATTGGACAGGATCTTACCTAATTATTTTCTTAAAGAGAATAAACGAGGAAGCACCTATAGAATTCTGATTCTTTTCTTTCTTTTGTGTTTCTCCGTATTAATTGTCACAAGAGGTCAGTTGGCACCTTTGGCTGCAGTATATGCTTTATCTTTTTTAACGGTAATGGCGTCATTTGCTTTAGGTAACATTCTCCTCAAACTCAGAAGGTCGCGACTTCCGAGGCCGGAATATGCCAGACCCGGTGTCGTGGTGATCGCTTTGGCCGCGATTCTGGTCGCTCTATATGGGAATGTGATCACAAAGCCTCAATATCTTATAACATTCCTTCAGTATTTTATCCCTTCGGTGCTTATTATTCTGGCAATGCTATTACGAAAGGATATCCTTCATTTTATTGTGAATCTCTTGGAATCACTTTCCAAGAATTATAAAAAATATACCTTGACAAGGCAAAGGTCTTTGCATCGTAGCCTTAAAAAGCTTTATGAGCAGGATTTCGTTTTCTTTTCCAAAGGTGATGACATTGCTACACTCAATAAGGTTATGATGTATCTTCACGAAAATGAAGTGACCAATAAGATGAAGATTGTAACCGTTCTGAATCAGGAACAAAGACCTGATGCGAAATTTCTTGCCGATTTCGATACCCTTGACAGAGCCTATCCAGAAGTTGATATGGAATATATTACAATAGTTGGCGACTTTACGCCGGCATTGGTCGAAGATCTTAGCTTCAAATGGGGAATTCCCAAGAATTTTATGTTCATCAGCAGCCCCGGTGAAAAGTTCAGCTACAGGGTTGATGAGCTAGGAGGTGTCAGATTAATATTATGA
- a CDS encoding DUF305 domain-containing protein, giving the protein MENTNGSSYKKMALMLIVSFFIMYVVMFFNVDQFDHIYLSYTRTYMTLLMVSPMALLMLVIMRKMYTNRKLNLVIILVSISIFTFAITSLRSQAFISDVQYMKAMIPHHSSAIMTSKNANIKDPELRKLSDSIIKSQEREINQMKSILKRLK; this is encoded by the coding sequence ATGGAAAATACAAATGGATCGTCATATAAAAAAATGGCTTTAATGCTTATCGTATCTTTTTTTATTATGTACGTGGTCATGTTTTTTAATGTTGACCAATTTGATCACATCTATCTGAGTTACACACGCACCTATATGACATTGCTAATGGTCAGTCCGATGGCGTTATTAATGCTGGTGATCATGCGAAAAATGTATACCAATAGAAAACTGAATCTCGTTATAATTTTAGTATCCATCTCAATTTTCACCTTCGCAATTACATCCTTGCGAAGCCAGGCTTTTATAAGCGATGTTCAATATATGAAGGCAATGATACCCCATCATTCTTCTGCGATAATGACCAGTAAAAATGCCAACATAAAAGATCCCGAGCTTCGCAAACTTTCAGATAGTATCATAAAATCACAGGAAAGAGAAATCAATCAAATGAAATCGATTTTAAAGAGATTAAAGTAA
- a CDS encoding sigma factor, with protein sequence MISNNDFNAFEYLYSQYSPILYGLALRTTGSKEYAQELVQNTFVNAWRSIDLKDKNVSMNTWMIKNLMSEVREFSNSQNILFNSQDNNFDDLNLNFVFKT encoded by the coding sequence ATGATAAGTAATAATGATTTTAATGCGTTCGAATATTTATATTCTCAATATTCCCCAATTTTATATGGTCTTGCACTGCGGACAACCGGATCCAAAGAATATGCACAGGAGTTAGTGCAAAATACATTTGTAAATGCTTGGAGATCTATCGATCTGAAAGATAAAAATGTTTCAATGAATACCTGGATGATAAAAAATCTGATGTCAGAGGTGAGAGAATTTTCTAATTCGCAAAATATTCTTTTCAATTCACAAGACAATAATTTTGATGATTTAAATTTAAATTTTGTATTTAAAACCTAA
- a CDS encoding photosystem reaction center subunit H, with translation MENKKNNIYYLHELPDYKIADGYPDIRNWKVYDNEELCIGKVDKLIFNKNMQQVAYLNVEADSSILDLAKLLSNSDDSEIINKDSDRNLIIPIGLVRLDKDSNKVYTKDIDHSTFATSILNGKNEVIERSHELKILENFKKSHENYPEGDELYERGEFKRFEY, from the coding sequence ATGGAAAATAAAAAAAATAATATTTATTATCTCCACGAATTACCTGATTACAAAATTGCAGATGGCTATCCAGATATAAGGAATTGGAAAGTGTATGACAATGAAGAGTTATGTATTGGAAAGGTTGACAAATTAATTTTTAATAAGAATATGCAACAGGTGGCCTATCTTAATGTTGAAGCTGATTCGTCAATACTTGATTTAGCAAAATTACTTTCCAATAGCGACGATAGTGAAATAATTAATAAAGATAGTGATAGGAACCTGATCATACCCATAGGATTGGTAAGATTAGACAAAGATTCTAATAAGGTATATACCAAAGATATTGATCACTCTACTTTTGCGACGAGCATTTTAAATGGGAAAAATGAGGTTATCGAACGTAGCCACGAGTTAAAGATATTGGAAAATTTTAAAAAATCTCACGAGAACTATCCCGAAGGTGATGAACTTTACGAACGTGGTGAGTTCAAACGATTCGAATATTAA
- a CDS encoding NmrA family NAD(P)-binding protein, which yields MKKTILVAGATGNLGNRICRELLQRGATVKAIVRESTDMDKIEILEEMGVEVKIIDLNNVDAIAAESVNVDCVVSALAGLGDVIIDAQKKILDGAVKAGVTRFIPSDFCTDYNDLPEGDNRNFDLRKTFKKYIDQSPVQASSVFNGCFADILKYNTPILNLKEKSIGYWGDKADWKLDFTTMDDTAAFTAEVALDDSAPRDLQISSFQITPNMIFDDVKEITGQEFKLHQVASLEDFAEYIRKQRAEDPTGENELYAKFQQGQYMYSMFKTQHNDLATERYNGILWTSGIDYLKTFLK from the coding sequence ATGAAAAAAACAATTTTAGTTGCCGGTGCAACAGGTAATTTAGGAAACAGGATCTGCAGAGAACTACTTCAGCGAGGAGCCACAGTTAAAGCAATTGTCCGCGAATCCACTGATATGGATAAAATAGAAATTCTTGAAGAAATGGGAGTCGAGGTTAAGATCATTGACTTAAATAACGTTGATGCGATAGCTGCGGAATCTGTCAATGTTGACTGTGTCGTTTCTGCACTTGCAGGTTTAGGAGATGTCATTATTGACGCTCAAAAAAAGATCTTGGACGGCGCGGTCAAAGCCGGTGTAACCAGATTTATCCCATCAGATTTTTGTACTGACTACAATGACCTTCCGGAGGGCGATAACAGAAATTTCGATCTGAGAAAAACCTTTAAAAAATATATCGACCAGTCTCCTGTCCAGGCTTCATCTGTATTCAACGGTTGTTTTGCGGATATTTTGAAGTACAATACACCGATCCTCAATCTGAAGGAAAAAAGTATCGGATATTGGGGTGATAAAGCTGATTGGAAATTGGATTTTACCACAATGGATGACACAGCAGCATTTACAGCGGAAGTTGCTTTAGATGATTCTGCCCCAAGAGATCTTCAGATCTCCAGTTTTCAGATCACTCCTAATATGATCTTTGATGATGTTAAAGAAATTACCGGACAAGAATTCAAATTACACCAGGTCGCTTCATTAGAAGATTTCGCAGAATACATCAGGAAGCAGAGAGCAGAAGATCCGACCGGTGAAAACGAACTCTACGCAAAGTTTCAACAGGGACAGTATATGTACTCGATGTTTAAGACGCAGCACAATGATTTAGCAACTGAACGTTATAATGGAATCTTATGGACTTCAGGCATTGATTATTTAAAGACGTTTTTAAAATAG
- a CDS encoding alpha/beta hydrolase, which yields MNEDSNSTAEKYADDELIKHLPGFENKYTTVNGIGLHYVEGGSGKPLICLPGWPQTWYSLQPVAMQLAKEYRVIIVDLRGMGTSEKPQSGYDKKMMATDIQQLVLQLGLEKVSLMGHDIGGMVAMSFAFNFPEHTEKLIVLDGSHPSEGMYQMPLIPSPGTFNEKMDNEMPYAWWMGFNQVKGLPEQLLEGRSHLLQEWLFNYVMIDETKMTELERAVYAAAYNDKESIRASNAWYQSFNQDIEDSKYYQPLQMPVLGIGSYISYNYMNYGLPFVATDLKVVGIMDSGHYLFEEKPQEVLNLVLPFLAS from the coding sequence ATGAACGAAGATTCAAATAGTACGGCAGAAAAGTATGCTGATGACGAACTGATCAAGCATCTCCCCGGCTTCGAAAACAAATACACCACTGTAAATGGTATTGGACTACATTATGTTGAAGGTGGCAGTGGCAAACCACTCATATGCCTGCCCGGATGGCCACAAACGTGGTATTCACTACAACCCGTTGCGATGCAGCTTGCAAAAGAATACCGTGTTATTATAGTTGACCTGAGAGGCATGGGAACATCAGAAAAACCGCAGTCAGGTTATGATAAAAAAATGATGGCGACCGACATTCAACAGCTGGTTTTACAATTAGGTCTTGAAAAAGTCAGCTTGATGGGCCACGACATTGGAGGGATGGTGGCTATGAGTTTCGCCTTTAACTTCCCTGAACACACTGAAAAACTGATTGTTCTTGACGGATCACACCCGAGTGAAGGAATGTATCAAATGCCACTGATTCCCTCTCCGGGAACTTTCAATGAAAAAATGGATAACGAAATGCCCTATGCCTGGTGGATGGGATTCAATCAGGTGAAAGGTCTGCCGGAACAACTGTTGGAAGGCAGGTCTCATTTACTGCAGGAGTGGCTTTTCAATTACGTAATGATCGATGAAACCAAAATGACAGAGCTTGAAAGAGCGGTCTATGCTGCAGCATACAATGACAAGGAAAGCATAAGGGCGTCCAATGCCTGGTATCAAAGCTTCAATCAGGACATTGAGGATTCCAAGTATTATCAGCCATTGCAGATGCCGGTTTTAGGAATTGGAAGTTACATTAGCTACAATTATATGAATTATGGATTGCCGTTTGTTGCAACTGATCTTAAAGTCGTTGGAATTATGGACAGCGGGCATTATTTATTTGAAGAAAAACCACAGGAAGTGCTCAATCTTGTACTACCCTTTTTAGCATCATAA
- a CDS encoding Crp/Fnr family transcriptional regulator, whose translation MEKFVKFIKKMVGIDETELQIVLSKCRRKNVSKGTLVLKKGQVAQQYFFIISGGLRFYYEGENGENTTWVVFEDEFFTEISSLNPQKPTRFNISAVEDTELVVIDRKDMEFLYAHVPVWHEFSRKIWEETSVRMIDQILKFQTLTAEERYLEFMTSTEMLKKIPVKQLASVLGITPNALSRIRKNIR comes from the coding sequence ATGGAGAAATTTGTAAAATTTATAAAAAAAATGGTCGGTATTGATGAAACTGAACTTCAGATCGTGCTCTCTAAATGCAGGAGAAAAAATGTTAGCAAAGGAACACTTGTCCTAAAAAAAGGACAGGTCGCCCAACAGTATTTTTTTATTATTTCAGGAGGACTGCGTTTCTATTATGAAGGCGAGAACGGGGAAAATACAACGTGGGTTGTTTTTGAAGATGAATTTTTTACTGAAATTTCGAGCCTTAACCCCCAGAAACCAACAAGGTTTAACATCAGCGCAGTGGAAGATACGGAACTCGTCGTGATCGATAGAAAAGATATGGAATTTCTTTATGCACACGTACCTGTATGGCATGAGTTCAGCAGGAAGATATGGGAAGAAACATCAGTTCGTATGATCGATCAGATCCTGAAGTTTCAGACCCTTACTGCGGAAGAGCGATATCTGGAATTCATGACCAGCACAGAGATGCTAAAAAAGATACCGGTCAAACAGCTGGCAAGTGTTTTAGGGATCACCCCTAATGCTCTGAGCAGAATACGAAAAAACATCAGATAA
- a CDS encoding PA2169 family four-helix-bundle protein encodes MSHNACIEAMNDLIKINNDRIEGYEKAIEELQDGENSDLKSLFSEMISESRTYRSELESKVVSYGGSTDGGTTTSGKLYRAWMDVRAAFSGGDRASVLSNCEAGEDAAQKAYNSAIEDADVMEETKVLLRNQQQSLRSSHDKIKALRDSAKQQ; translated from the coding sequence ATGAGTCACAATGCGTGTATCGAGGCTATGAACGACCTCATTAAGATCAACAACGACAGAATCGAAGGCTATGAAAAAGCAATTGAAGAATTGCAAGATGGCGAAAATAGTGATCTGAAATCACTTTTCTCCGAAATGATCAGTGAAAGCAGGACATACAGATCTGAGCTTGAAAGTAAAGTGGTCTCCTATGGAGGATCTACTGATGGTGGAACAACTACTTCCGGGAAATTGTACCGTGCTTGGATGGATGTAAGAGCTGCTTTTTCCGGCGGCGACCGAGCTTCTGTTCTCAGTAATTGCGAGGCAGGGGAAGATGCTGCTCAAAAAGCTTATAATTCTGCCATTGAAGATGCAGATGTGATGGAAGAAACTAAAGTGCTTCTTCGAAACCAACAGCAGTCACTTCGTTCCTCCCACGATAAGATCAAAGCTCTTCGTGATAGTGCGAAACAGCAGTAA
- a CDS encoding NAD(P)H-binding protein: protein MKLILTGSLGNIGKPLTKLLVNEGHQVTVISSKKERIPEIESLGAVAAIGSIQDAEFLTGTFKGADAVYLMEAWEGIGSLFNKEIDFLAEFKKIAGNYVTAVQRSGVKKIIHLSSIGAHSDKGNGSLLVHYYVEQILRTLPEEFSIKFMRPVGFFSNIYRWIPTLQSQGKIIQSYGGEQKEPWVSPYDIAATIANEMEKPFIGRTVHYIASDEVSPNEIAAALGQSIDDPDLEWKVITGEELLHQMLSAGINEWIAKGLVAMQKAQGDGSLYEDFYTHKPELGHIKLKDFAKEFAQVYNNR, encoded by the coding sequence ATGAAATTAATATTAACTGGTTCTTTAGGGAACATCGGAAAACCACTTACAAAATTATTGGTTAATGAGGGCCATCAAGTTACCGTGATCAGCAGTAAAAAGGAAAGAATACCTGAAATAGAAAGTCTGGGCGCTGTAGCAGCCATAGGAAGCATTCAGGATGCAGAGTTTTTAACGGGAACATTCAAAGGCGCTGATGCTGTTTATTTGATGGAAGCGTGGGAAGGCATTGGAAGCCTTTTCAATAAGGAAATTGATTTTCTGGCTGAATTCAAAAAAATAGCCGGAAATTATGTCACAGCTGTTCAGCGGTCCGGTGTCAAAAAGATCATTCACTTGAGCAGTATCGGTGCACACTCTGATAAGGGCAACGGAAGTCTTTTAGTTCACTATTATGTTGAGCAAATCTTACGGACGCTTCCTGAAGAGTTTTCTATAAAGTTTATGCGCCCGGTGGGATTCTTCAGTAATATCTATCGCTGGATTCCAACACTACAATCTCAGGGTAAAATTATTCAGAGCTATGGGGGAGAACAGAAAGAACCCTGGGTTTCACCGTATGATATTGCAGCGACCATTGCAAATGAAATGGAAAAACCCTTCATCGGAAGAACGGTTCATTATATCGCCAGCGATGAGGTTTCTCCCAATGAAATTGCAGCGGCATTAGGACAGTCTATCGACGATCCTGATTTGGAATGGAAAGTGATCACGGGCGAAGAATTATTGCATCAAATGCTTTCTGCAGGAATCAACGAATGGATTGCCAAAGGACTGGTGGCTATGCAAAAAGCGCAGGGTGACGGAAGCCTTTATGAAGATTTTTATACTCACAAGCCGGAATTGGGCCATATAAAATTAAAGGATTTTGCGAAAGAATTTGCCCAAGTCTATAACAACAGATAA
- a CDS encoding SDR family oxidoreductase: MKTALITGANKGIGFETAKQLLENGYFVFIGSRNIENGESAVKQLKDAGFQNTKAIRLDVTDIISIENARKEIGEQVNILDVLINNAGINGGMPQAALEAPVEAFQNVMDTNLYGVIRVTQTFMDMLGRSEEPRIVNVSSSGCSLTLHSDPGWIYYSHKGAVYTASKAAMNMYTINLAYELRDTPFKVNAVCPGFVATDFNGHRGTGTAEEGGKRLAKYAMITQEGPTGKFISEEYNPETGETPW; this comes from the coding sequence ATGAAAACAGCATTAATAACAGGAGCTAATAAAGGAATAGGATTTGAAACTGCCAAACAGCTTTTAGAAAACGGGTATTTTGTATTTATAGGAAGCCGGAATATAGAGAATGGTGAATCTGCCGTAAAGCAACTTAAAGACGCAGGTTTTCAAAATACCAAAGCCATCCGGTTGGACGTGACGGACATCATTTCCATAGAAAATGCTAGAAAAGAGATCGGCGAACAGGTAAATATATTGGATGTGCTCATCAACAATGCAGGAATTAACGGTGGAATGCCGCAGGCTGCACTTGAAGCGCCGGTAGAGGCTTTTCAAAATGTAATGGATACCAATCTTTATGGTGTCATCAGAGTGACCCAGACATTCATGGATATGTTGGGAAGATCTGAGGAGCCGAGAATCGTTAATGTATCCTCCAGCGGTTGTTCTCTGACATTGCATTCTGATCCTGGCTGGATCTACTACAGTCATAAAGGCGCTGTCTATACTGCTTCAAAAGCCGCTATGAATATGTATACCATTAATCTGGCCTATGAACTCCGGGATACTCCGTTTAAAGTCAATGCAGTATGTCCGGGATTCGTCGCTACAGATTTTAATGGTCACAGAGGTACCGGAACGGCGGAAGAAGGCGGAAAAAGGCTTGCCAAATATGCAATGATCACTCAGGAAGGACCGACCGGAAAATTCATCAGTGAGGAATATAATCCTGAGACCGGAGAAACACCTTGGTAA